A window of Hordeum vulgare subsp. vulgare chromosome 5H, MorexV3_pseudomolecules_assembly, whole genome shotgun sequence genomic DNA:
ttttggaTAAGTAAAAACCAAAATAATCACTCAAAATTTAGAAACTGAACCATATTAACCATAATTTATCGGTTCGGTTGGTTCGGTACCAAAAAACCGAAATTAAATGCACTCGTCAGTATAAGTGTAATGACACAAGAACACTGATTTCGATTGTATAATATGCAAATAATAATCACAAGAACTAGCAACCTTAATAGCATTCTATGGTTTATTCGGTCAATCTAACCAGTAAAAATAATTAAGTAAAAAAATCACATGTAACGTGAAATGTATTATGTGCGGAGAAATACATGGCGCCTCCAAACTGTTACACTTTTGAAACAAGATATTACATGGGGTATCCTACATATCATTTTGTTCGGTATATTCGGTTTCTAGGCATTGAAAAacgaacaaaaacaaaatacCAATCAAACTTAGAATTTCCCACCGAACCAAAAATCGAACCACCAAATAAACCGACAAATCGGTTAATATGGTTCGGTTTGGTTTGGTTTATCGGTTTTCGGTTTTATAGTGCCCACCCCTAAGCATGAGGCAATATCAGGAAGAGGACCCGCTGATGGACGGTGGCCACCGCGGGCTGGGTTACCCTAAACGCCACATGCCGAGGATGGCGAGCAATTGAAATTTGAAGGGCGTGGTATTTTAAAAAAAGGcttgtgtaggatcgaaagtatgtctagaggaggggtgattagactacttgacaagatttttTTTTGCGTTTTtctaattttacttgagaggcaactacgacagttataacaagttaagcacaccctacacatgcagttctaatagcatAGCAGCGGAaaataaacatgcaagtgtaaatagaggagtaaggaagggagatcaaatgcatgaggttgacacgacgatttttgacatggttccgataggtggctctatcgtacgtccatgttaatgTAGACttaaacccatggagggtaacgactgcgatagtccacggagggctccactcacggagggtccacaaagaagcggccttgtcattccaccacggcttccgtccacggaggactagccttactcacggtagattttcacgaagtaggcgatctccttgaccttacaaacatcttggttcaaatccacaacacgaaggaggctcccaagcaacacctgaccaatctaggaggcaccaccctccaaaaggcaatagatggggtagatcaatgaactccttactcttgtgctcctaagatagtttcctcaacacaaatcactctctcacagaatatgcatggataggagaggttgatttggtgaaaAGTAGTTTGGAGAAGCTAgatatcaagattcaaatgattggattggaatatattcgtctcaacacatgagtcggtggttctctctcagaaaatggatctggcaatgaagtgtgtgtgttctcagtgcttatcccacgaatgagagatgagtgaaggggtatatataggcagtagccaaaatccaatcgttacgcacaaaagagcaaactcggtgacaccgaagtggacaactcggtggtaccgattagcactaaaccggtgaacttttgaatctcggtgaaaccgatatatagaactcggtggcaccgaaaaggtgactaacggtcagatgactaaactcgatggtaccgatactcaaactcgaaaatttggattttgtgtatcttggcaacaaaaagttggtcatcCAAACTCGGTATCCCCGAAAAATggttgagtgttttggtggctaaccttgagcatttgagcaatcaattcattttagtatctcacccccttttaatagtattggctttcctataggctcaaaagtgatttctcataaatataaaaatgaagagtcttctagcttgaagcttgagctagTATTATTCCTTTTttgcatcaaggggtatctccacataaacctcaagccatagcatcttttgaacttttctgaaatatacttagaaAACATATTagttcaatgatgcatatgttgtgatcaattattaaaattaccctagggagcaattgtgctttcagcgtGGTTAGTCTGTGTGACTACAGTGAATTGACAATTAAGAATATAGAAAATATAGATATGGCTAGATCTTAGTTGGccactaaaaatagtattgagatttaggccctgtttgggatCACTCTGCTCCATCAAAAGCGGTTCCGTTTCATCAAATTCACTTTGAAGCAGTTTTATATTGGAGTTGTAGCTCTTTCAAAGAAAATGTTTGGCTTTTATCCAGCTCCAACTTCACGAATGGAAAACTTGGTGGAAATgatctatttgattggatgagaAAGGATAAACGAAGGGATATCCACTTACCGATGACAGTGGTGGCTAATTTTGCTCCAACTCCAGCTTCTACATTTTTATGAAGCATCTTCTAAAGAGCTTCATAAAAAACAAATAGTTGGACTCCAGATTCTAGTTTTTGTGGAGCTATATATCGTGATGCTATCCTATTTGACTTATGTTTTCTAAAGCGGGGCTGGATTTTGTGAAGTAAAGCAGTCCCAAACAGACCCTTAACCAAGTCTTTAAATGATAGAACATAtgtaaaaaaagaaaaattaaaaCAAGAGTTTTCTTCGTGTAAAATTTTATTAATATAGCATCGACTGAAACTTGATTTAGTCCATTCAATTGAGATAGCAATACCGAAAAAATTAAATGCGCcggattgagaaacaaaacggcgGCCGTGAATAGGTTTGATGGAAAGAAAAGATGACGTACAGAGTTTCCCATACGGTTTGTGCCGAAAGTAGCAAGAGATGAAGCTAAACACAGTAAATTCCATTTCTTCGTACTCCATAAAGAAATGTTGCACAAACGGAGTATATAAGTATAGGTATAAGAATCATAGTACTCCATAAAGAAATGGAAATGCACGTCGAGAAGCATCAAACAGATCCCGAATAAATAAATGTTGCACAAAAGAGAAAGAGAGGAAGAAACCAGATGCTCGTTCTCCTCCCTACGCGACCGGCGGAACTTGCTCCACCTCCGCTGCCACcgggctccaccaccaccacacaaGCCGAAATATCCCCGCCCGAGCGCTCGCCCGCCACGCGCACCCCACGCGCCCCCGCTCCCCCAGCCCATCGCCGCCGCCCACGTGTCGCCAATCCGCGGGCACCACGCGCCTATATCTatccccacctccacctctcccacCTTCCACCGCACAAACCAAATCCCGCTCCCACAAATTCCGGAAACGCAACGCCGCCGTTCGACTTCGAGATGCTTCCTAGGGTTGCGCCGTCTccggccaccgccgccgccgcggttGGCCAGCTCTCTGGTGCGGGGCTCACCTCCGGTTCGGTGAGGCTGCCGGGGGTCCTGCCGTCTGCGGCAGGGTCGGCGGTCTGCTGCAGGGCCGCGGCGAAGGGGAAGGAGGTGCTCAGCGGCGTCATGTTccagccgttcgaggagctcaagGGCGAGCTCTCCCTCGTGCCGCAGGGCAAGGACCAGTCGCTCGCCAGGCACAAGTTCGTAGACGAGTGCGAGGCCGCCCTCAACGAGCAGATCAAGTGAGTGTTGCTCCGCTTCGTAAGATTAAAACGAACCCACCTCCTTCTCCGGTGCGCGTCTTGATGACGAGTCATGCAGAGATATACCAGTGTTTCTGTGTAGGGATCGTGAAATCGTTTTAAACCGCCGCAAGAGGCTCTGTTTCTGCTATGATTTCAATGCGAAATGGATACGCAAATGTCGATTTAATCTTTAAAATTGCCATTGCAGTGTGGAGTACAATGCCTCGTACGCGTATCACTCCCTCTTCGCCTACTTTGACCGCGACAACGTTGCTCTCAAGGGATTTGCCAAGTAAGTCCTGCCCCCACTCACCACGCCGCCAAATTTGGCCCGGTGGATTCGTTAAATCCAACCAACAGTGCAGTGTTCTGATGCGCGTTTGTTCTTGCAGGTTCTTCAAGGAATCAAGCGACGAGGAGAGAGGACACGCGGAGAAGCTCATGGAGTACCAGGTACCGATTTCAGTACCTCTCTAATTGCTACTAGCTTTGATTGGTCCATATGGCCTATCTGTACTTATATGTACTTATGTTTCATGTGTTCTTGTGGCGACCAGAACAAACGCGGAGGAAGGGTGAGGCTCCAGTCAATTGTCACACCCTTAACGGAGTTCGACCATCCCGAGAAAGGTGATGCCCTCTATGGTAAGTCGCTTCCTTATACGGTTATTCCGGACGTGTTTGCATTTTGGGGTGCGTTACATTACATGTGAAATGCATGTGATGTGCTTGTTGTGTGATAAAGAGTATCTGGTTGTTCATGTGAAACATGAGTGCCTGGAGTGGTTTGCATGTGTTGCCAGATCcaaaacaatgacaaaaacacacTGTTGCTGCAATTGTTCAGTGACCTGAATCTGGCTGTATTGGTTAGAACTTGCAGCTTATAGTGATTAAAAGATAAATTAATGGGCAAGAGAGGTCGGGTCTCCAGTATTGGTCAGATGGGTATCAGCTACACTACACGCACACCTGTTTGAGCCTTCTGATAATTTGTTATATACTCCGTATGTTGTGTTTTGGACGCTTTTATTTAAACTGTATGGAGTCGAAGATAAGTCAAAACATGCTCGTAGCTAGGCTTTTTAAAGTTCTGTAGTTTAGTTCACTTCTATTTATTTTTTGGAACCGTGTGATACAAAGGTTTTGATGGCTACATTTGTTAGCAAAACAACTCCTGATACCCTATGTGCCTCTTTCGTTATTTCAGCAATGGAGTTGGCTCTAGCTCTTGAAAAGCTGGTGAATGAAAAACTGCACAACCTGCACAGTGTAAGTTGCTCGCTCTTCCATGCCTACTTGCCAAATTATTGTGAATGGGATATGAAATGCTGTGTCACAGAATCTGAAATGAGGTGCCCCAAATTAACAGGTAGCTACTAGGTGCAATGATCCTCAGCTGACCGATTTCGTTGAGAGTGAATTCCTTCAGGAGCAGGTAAACCTCCATGCTCTCCAGTTAATTCAGAATGAGGCATGTAGCATACGGCATGTGCTATTGAGATATGTTTGTTGTGTGTTTTACTAAGTAGAAACTCCTCAAATTTATGTGAAAGGTTGACGCCATCAAGAAGATCTCTGAGTATGTGTCGCAGCTGAGAAGAGTGGGCAAAGGCCACGGTTAGTATCTTGCTGCATCATTCGATCGCCTGTGTTTGCCTTGGTTTCTTACATTGTTTGGATCAAATGCAGGAGTGTGGCACTTCGATCAGATGCTGCTTGAGGAGGCGGCTTGAAGGACATAATGACGGACGGGCAAGGGAAGATGTAGGTGTCAAATGTCAAGTAGTGGAGATAAGCCAACGACTGGATGTGGTTTTGGGGGAGTTTTGCAGTCGGGTTTGTAGGGTGCTATGCTGTTGTGTTGGGATTTGAAATAAAACGAAGGGAGATGTGCCACCCTCTTAAATGCCAGTATTCTGCTCTAATCTTGTCAAATTAACTTGTTGCATCTTGGAGTATGTCTACTTCTTACAGTGATTATCGAGGAGGAGTAAAATAGTTGTTTCCTGTTGTCTTTGCTTAGGCATGTCTTGTTTGCTGCTGCATTTGGCTAATATCAGCTAGATAATGTACAAAGGGTCCGGTTGCAACGAAATATACGGTGTTAGTCATACTTTGCTGACTATGTCGACGATGTGGTATGGTGAGTATGATGATATGAAGCCATATGATCCGAAGAACATGCCCTTGCCTATGTTTTTTTTAGAAACTTACCATGCGAATGTAGAGCATCTCTATtcttcttccaaaattaactCCTTATTAGGGCATCTCTGAAGGGGAGGCCATGAAACGCCTCCAAATGTTCGTTTGTCTGTTCGCATCAACAATTGGGCCGGAAAACCACCAATTCAACAGCGCAGGTCGATGTCCCCTTTCTTCCCAAACTTGGGCCGACTGTGCCAGTCCTGATGCGAACAGTAAACAAAAATAAGTAAAAATACAttaaaaaaattctgaatttatTCTGTGGCATACTTCCACAAATGTTTGTTGTGTATGCAAAATTTCATCGCAAAATCATATTGGTGGAAGGTGTGATAAAAAAGACAAAATCAACGCTTTGAAGATGTTACATACAAAAGCATTTTGGAGCTTTGCTTTGTTTTTTTACATGACTTCTATCAATGTGATTTTATGATGAATCATAACAAACATTTGCGAATGTATGTCAcacaaaaattcagaatttttgaatctttttattttattttattgttcACACCAGGAGCATTTGTTCCGGGTGTAGAAAGGTACTTTCGATCTTCTCCCTCCTTTTGCACTTCTTCGCTCCCACTCCTCTCCCCTCTCTATCGGAGCTAACCACGATGATGTGCCATTGATGTGTTATTGCACCCGGAGAAGTTGCTCTAGGAATTGCACGTTGTATGGTTGGTCAGGATGATGAAGGTAGGAGCGTTATCGTCTAAATGGACATTTTTCTCCTTAAGTGTTTTGGTGTTGATGATGACGCAATTTATATACTAACCGTGTGATTGAGCTACACAAACATATTCAATAGTGATGTAAGATGGTTAGGTTCCCCTCTGGAAGAAAAAGATCGAAAATAGAATTTCCCGACGCTTTACTTTTTTTGGTTATAGTAAATTTGTCCTattaagagggggggggggggttaaagtTGAAAGGTATGCGAAAACTGGGGAACTATAGAAGGAAGGTTTCCTTCTCCTTTGTATTACCTCTTGCATCTCTCGCTCTCCTTGTCGCCCAAAGCTAAACCTTGCTTGATTTCCCTCACTAGCCACTCAAAACGTGttgatcttctaggatttgaggaagaagacctagatctacactttcACCAAAAGTTATTTGATTCCCTCATATTTTCTCTTATGGATCTTgttgggtgtttgggcaccctatACGGAATAAGTCACCTTGAAGCCACAatacattgtggtgaagctttatggtgttgTTAGATCCTTCAATTGAGTTGTGTAGATTACCTCAATCTTGTTCGTGAAGGTTTCCGTTGCAaccttgagggacactgcatagtGAAATCGTGGCACCATACAttatgtgagggtgtgaggagaatagggtgagccaccGTGGCATTTAGTGAGCATTGTGTCGCCACACCCTTCCAACAAAGACGTATCCCCCCAAAGGAGGGAATTACGGGAACTACATAAACATCTTCACTTGCGGTTAATTCTTACCTTTACTTACTTGTTGCAAGCTTACTTTAAGTGCTTGTCTTGctagttcgttgttgttgttgagcttgtcatataggttgttcacctCGTTGTACATCTAGGCAACATATATCCTTATTGCATCCCTTAATTTGAAAAGAAGACCACTCCCCCTTCCCTATGGTTGTCCTTACCGATCCTTTCAATTGATACTAGAGACAAGGGCATAAAGCATAACAAAGATTGAAAGCGCTCGTAATGTTTGGAAAAATGAAGATAAACTCGCACccctatgatgacccacaagtataggggatcaattgtagtcctttcgataagtaagagtgtcgaacccaatgaggagcagaaggatctgacagtggttttcagcaaggtaatatctgcaagcactgaaattatcggtaacaagtgattgtatggcgagatgattcgtagcaagcaacaagtaacaaaagtagcaacggtgcaacaaagtggcccaatcccttttgtagcaagggataagcctggacaaagtcttataggaggaaaaacgctctcgaggacacacgggaattcctgtcatgctagttttcatcatgttcatatgattcgcgttcgttactttgatagtttgatatgtgggtggaccggcgcttgggtactgcccttacttggacaagcatcccacttatgattaatccctctcgcaagcatccgcaactacaaaagaagaattaagacaaagtctaaccatagcattaaactagtggatccaaatcagccccttacgaagcaacacataaactagggtttaagcttctgtcactctagcaacccatcatctacttactacttcccaatgtcttcctctatgcccaaataatggtgaagtgttatgtagtcgatgttcacataacaccattagaggaaaaacaacatacaacacatcaaaatatcgaacgaataccaaattcacatgactactattagcatgacttatcccatgtcgtcaggaacaagagtaactactcacaaagcataatcatattcatgaccagagaggtaatgagtatcatcaaggatctgaacataaagtcttccaccaaatagtccaactagcatcaactacaaggagtaattaacactactagcaaccttacaagtaccaatcggagtcgtgagacggagattggttacaagtgatgaactagggtttggagatgagatggtgctgatgaagatgttgatggtgatgagtcccctccgatgagaggagtgttggtgatgacgatgtcgatgatttccccctccaggagggaagtttccccggcaggatcgtcctgccggagctctagattggttatgctcaagttctgcctcgtggtggcggcgaatcctccgaaaatctcccttctgattttttttcggacgaaacccttcatatagcaaaagatgagcgccggaggggcaacagggggccacaagccccccaggcccggCGAGGGGGGTagaccgggcctggcaggcttgtggtctccaggtggcgcccctctggtacttcttccacccagtattttttatatattcccaaaaaattccacgttgattttcacggcttttggagttgcgcaaaataggcatctcaaacttgctcctttttcaggccagaattccagctgccggcattctccctcttcatgtaaaccttgcaaaataagagagaaaaggcataagtattgtacctcgaagtgtaataacagcccaaaaagcaataaatatcaacatgaaagcatgatgcaaaatggacgtatcaactcccccaagcttagacctcgcttgtcctcaagcgaaagcctagatcaataaacatgatcacatgtttagggagagaggtgtcgacaaaacaagatacgaacatgcacacATCATGATcaaaattagaacaacaataccaacatataatctctcatgctaaagtgacaaattcttcacaaagtaaagcatgaatcaagaaccttaccgggaatcaacaaccgatagcctttagtcatagaagcaattgcaatttatcacaacatcacaaagagtcaaatgagagcttgtaaagcaaatccacatactcaatcatctttccgTTCTCTACGATTgctactactcacgtggtactcatgagatcaaagtttcagctggacacggagaaagataggggcttatagttttgcctcccaactgcttacctcaagagtaatgtcaacaataataattcatgaatacttacctccaagttgacatatgaatatagatctttccctagcatgtgacgttagccaagataaaggcgaaacaaggaattggtgaagatcaccatgactctttcgagggcaaaaagtaaaggtacaagataggcccttcgcaaagggaagcagaggttgtcatgcgctttgggggtttggatgcgtgtcctcttagtgcggaggaacgtcactttatattgcctcctgtgataaagaactttattatgcagtctgtcgcttttatgtcttcctcatgacaggttcatacaaagcttattttacacacactaatagatcatacatatgagggagcaatttttattgcttgcaccgatgacaacttacttgagggatcttattcaatccataggtaggtatgatggactctcatggcaaaactgggttgaaggtgtgtggatgcacaagtagtatctctacttggtgcgggagttttggctaacatgaggtggaagcaatcgtcacatgctaagggatctctaatcgtataacattgttcggaaccaagcaaacacaattcattatgttgtcttccttgtccaacatctacttctaggcatgtaatagtttagtgagtgttcacaatcatagatggtgtcaaggatgatatatttatatgtgaacctctccttctttatcacttcctattaattgcaacaatgaccaaggcctACGTTTGTCTACGCCCCAACAAGTTTcagtcatcatcctttttatatgtgaatccatcacttcccataagatcactatatgATCTTTCATGGTTTTGTTCTTTAtcgatcttttgatcatggcaagaggcaaagcccttcaactaagatactctttattatatggatcacgagctcgaatacatcgggggtgacacaaagcaaaactcaagactaaaacactaagacttttattctactagagaaagagaaaactgaaaaggaacaaactaaaacaaaggtaaaggcaaaagatatgatggtgatacgatagcggggcaactccccaagcttggcactagccaaggggattgcccatacccattctcagttgtcttcctttggaggtgatggtggtggagttgttgcaacatgggcttgatcctccgtcttccaaggcataggtgctccatcatggaaagatgaacgagtctccggaatcctcaaatctgcagccaaccgtaatgatttaaatctatactcatactcacagttttggttctgcaggtcatagatctgggcctggagttgatcaatcctgtcatagagcctgggaggtgcttcccaatgtcattggcatcaatcctatgcttgttggtgaactctgtgatcatcatgtggttggcattgagtccacgctccaccatcccttgacacttgaagacttgttgctccattgcttcgagcctcgtctccatgcttccggtcttcttgggcccctcaacatcacggatgtgcaacatcccctcccacatcttgatagattgagggtgttgcagcactccctctaggtaaggattgatgaccttctcgaagatcttgtccctcggagcttttggggacgtcatagcgatctagatctgcagcagaaacaagctcgaaactaaaacagagggaatttgcatgatacagaggtcagacctttcgggagaatatataatgatttttcgagaccagaaggagtactccgcacgaaaacggagtccgggaggcgcacaaggtggccacaagccctccagccccggccaggggggtaggccgggcctaggaggcttgtcacctccttggGCACTTTCCgtactactttaaaattttctattttttcaaaatttccaaaacggaggaaaatttctacgggaaaagttttggagtcggtttacttaccgaatcacatacctcctcgttttcgaagtctgaaacaggctgataaatatcccttatgtactcgtccggagttatggtattgataatgttgctctcaacatttatgggagtacctgagatgtaatgcttgattctgtgctcgtttaccactctcggacaattaccttccgtgttgttgattttgatagcaccggaacgatatacttcctcaacaatatagggaccttcccatttagagagaagcttgcctgcaaaaaatcttaaacgagaattgtatagcaa
This region includes:
- the LOC123395254 gene encoding ferritin-1, chloroplastic-like, whose amino-acid sequence is MLPRVAPSPATAAAAVGQLSGAGLTSGSVRLPGVLPSAAGSAVCCRAAAKGKEVLSGVMFQPFEELKGELSLVPQGKDQSLARHKFVDECEAALNEQINVEYNASYAYHSLFAYFDRDNVALKGFAKFFKESSDEERGHAEKLMEYQNKRGGRVRLQSIVTPLTEFDHPEKGDALYAMELALALEKLVNEKLHNLHSVATRCNDPQLTDFVESEFLQEQVDAIKKISEYVSQLRRVGKGHGVWHFDQMLLEEAA